A genomic window from Nicotiana sylvestris chromosome 11, ASM39365v2, whole genome shotgun sequence includes:
- the LOC104220647 gene encoding defensin-like protein P322, whose protein sequence is MAKSMRFFATVLLLAMLVMATEMGPMTIAEARRCESKSQRFRGPCVREKNCAAVCETEGFSGGDCRGLRRRCFCTRPC, encoded by the exons ATGGCAAAATCCATGCGCTTCTTTGCCACTGTGTTACTTCTAGCAATGCTTGTCATGGCTACTG AGATGGGACCAATGACAATTGCAGAGGCAAGACGTTGCGAGTCGAAAAGCCAACGTTTTAGGGGACCATGTGTTAGAGAGAAGAACTGTGCCGCCGTCTGTGAGACCGAAGGATTTTCCGGTGGCGACTGTCGTGGACTCCGTCGCCGTTGTTTCTGTACTAGGCCATGCTAA